One Desulfonatronum thiodismutans genomic window, CAACGCGCCGTCCCGGTCCAGAAAAATATTGTCCGCCCGGATAACGGTCTCCGCCGTGCCCGAGCCGTCCGGCTCCACGGACAGGACCGTGTCGATCAGGCGCATGGGCCGCTGGTGGGGCATCAGGTCGGCGGCGGAGTGGGGGAGTTGGATCATGGGTGCGGTCCTTTCAGATTGGCCGGGAATATATCATGCACTTGGCTTGGTTATGAGTTGATCCGTTCCGGATTTCTCCAGCAAAGAGGGTCCGCGGCTAGGTAATCGCCGGTGTGTTGGTAGGCCATGCCTCGGCAACCGTAGCAGGAATGGTGGAACTCGCAGGTTTTACAGGCGCCTTTGATGGTTTCGCGGATGTTGCGCAGGTCGCGGATCACCGGGCTTTGGTGGAGGATATCAGCGAGCTTGGCCGTGCGGATGTTGCCTACGGCGATGTCAACGCCCGGGCAGGGGACGACGTCGCCGTGGACGGTTATCGTGCAGGTGTAGAAATGACGGTTGCAGGTCAGGCCGGCCACCGGGGGGCGGGGATCCCATTCCATATCGTAGCGGGTTTTGTCCAGGTCGGCCAGGGTTTGGAACAGGGCCTGGATTTCCTCGGGGGCGACGAGCAGTTCCGGGTACTGGCGGGCCCGGCCCTGGAGGGTGATGGTCTCGAAGTACGGGACCATGCCCTGGTCGCGAATCCAGGCCCACATGTCCGGCAATTCCGAGAGATTTTGGCGGCAGATCACGGTTTGCACACCCAGCGGCAGGTCCGGTCCGGGGTATCCCGCGTCGCGCAGATGGTGCAGCCCCTGGCGGATTTTCGCGAAGGTCCCGGGCTTGTCCGCCAGCACGTCCTGCACCTCCTCGCGCATGCTGTTCATCTTGATCACCGGACTGACTCCCAGGGCCATGAACTCCTTGGCCAGCTCGGCGGTGATCCGCGTGCCGTTGGTGAACAGATCAATGGCCGCTCCGCGCCGGTGGATATGTCGCAGGATGGCCAGGATGTCCGGATAAACCAACGGCTCTCCGCCGCCCAGGACGATGATCCGTCTGGCCCCCAGTTCCACGGCCTGATCCACGGCGTCCAGAATCTCCGACAGGGACAACTCCGCGTCCAGGGCCGTCCCGGAATCCGCATAGCAGTAAATGCACCGCAGATTGCACGCCCTGGACAATTCCAGTTCCATGGACAATAAGCGTCCCGTTTGCTTGGCGTCTTCGATGTCTTCCGGGGAAAATTTACAGGAAAGGTTATTTTTCATGACAAAAATCTTTACGCGCATCCACTGCGAGGCTCAGCGTGCGGCGGATTGCGCTTAATAGTTACGATTATTTCATCCTGGTTCGGGCTGTCGCGTTTGCCAGGCTCAAGGCGGTTCGCAACATCTCCGACGTGTTCGGTGATGAACTGCTTCTTACGCCGGAGAGCGATTTTATCCGGGAGCGGTTGAAGGCAACGCCGGATGAGCTGGGCCAGGTCTCCGAACAGGTGGCCGGGTATTTCGGTCTGTCGGCGGAAAAGGCCGCGGTTTTGGTCGAACTGCCCAGCCTGGGACAATGGGCCGGATATCTCCTGGAACAGATTGGTCCGCGCCCGGACCGCATCGCCTTTTCCACTTCCGGCAGCACCGGCGAACCGAAAACCGTTGTTCGCGACTTCTTTTTCCTGGAACAGGACGCCGTGCACCTGGCCGACTTGTTTTCCGGCGTTAACCGGTTTCTGGCCCTGGCCCCGCCGCACCACATTTACGGATTCATTCACGCTGTCCTGATTCCCAAGTTGCTGAACGTGCCGTACGAGGATTGGCGGTTCGTAAATCCTTCCGCCCTGATCAACGAACTGCGTCCGGGCGACGCGATCCTCGGTTTTCCGCATGTCTGGCGGCTCTGCGTGGAGACCGGGGAATTATTCCCACCGGGAGTTCTCGGGGTCACGTCCACGGGGCCCTGTCCGCCGGAGATCATCCGATCCCTGAAGAGCCGGGGTTTGGAATCAATGCTTGAAATCTACGGCTCTTCGGAAAACGGGGCCATCGGTTACCGGACCGGCCTGAATGCCCCATTGACCTTGCTGCCTACCTGGAAACGGGTCGGCGAGGACAGCTTGGCGCGTGAGTTGGAGCAGGGCGGATCGTCCGAGCCGTTTACCATCCAGGACAGGCTGGACTGGGTGGATCACACCCATTTTTTCGTCAAAAAACGCCTGGACCATGCCGTCCAGGTCGCCGGGATCAACGTCTATCCTTCCCGGGTCCGCGACGTGCTACTGGCGCATGAAGCCGTGGCTGACTGCGCCGTGCGACTGATGCGCCCGGAAGAGGGCCATCGCCTGAAGGCGTTCGTGGTGCTCCAACCGGACCGGAAAGCCGATCCGGGCATCCGGGAGGCCCTGCGCGCCCACCTTGCTCTCCACCTGTCCCACCTTGAACAACCCGCCTCCGTCATCTTCGGGCTTGAATTGCCCAAGAACGAGTTGGGCAAAGCGGCGGACTGGACCATCCCGTCCGGGCTCGATCTTTCGTTAGAGCAAGCGGCGCGGCGATAGGGACATGCCGGGCGGTCGTCTCACTTTTGCTTTTCCAACGCCTCGGCCATGGCCGTCTTGACGGCTTTGCGCAAAGCCACGTGCGCGGATTCGCCGGTAAAACCGGACGGATCAACTGCCGCCAGGGCCTGGAGACGGATCGTGGTCGGGGCCATGAGCAGGGTGCCCGGCGGGAGGAGACGGTCCGTGCCGGAAATGCAGAGCGGCACGATGGGGACGTTGGTTTCCACGGCCAGTTTGAACGCCCCGGAGTAGAACCTGCCGAGCTTGCCGTCCCGTCCTCGGTGTCCTTCAGGAAAGAAAACCAAGGTGGTGTCGCTGTCGAGCAGTTCGCGGCAACGGAGTAAGGCCTCGTCATGCCCCAGTGTCTCCATATCCACGTATTCGGCCATTCGCATGAACGGTGCATACCAGATCATTCGAAACGGCCAGGAGCGGACGGTGAACCCGACGTTGCTGTGAGGGAGAGCACCCATGCAGAAGACATCAAAAAAAGAGAGATGATTCAGAACGATGATGCAGGGTTGGGGGAAACGGTCCTGGGTCAGACCGATTTTTTCAAAGCGCGTGAAAGGGGCGATCAGAATCATCCAGACCTTGCCGTAGATCCAGATGAAATACCGCACGATCCGGCCCAGGGGGCGACCGGTCAGGACGCTCGCCAGGGGCAAAACCATCGGGGCCAGGAGAATGAAGGTCAGTGTTTGCAGAATCAGCAGGGGGTAGACCACCGCGCTCATCACCAATGCCCACAGGCCCGAACGCCTGGAAGCCCCGGGGGAGGCGGTTGCTTCGGTCATCCCAACTCCTTCCGCTTGGCCTCGATAAAGGCGTACAGGTCGCCCAGGGTGCGGATTTCCCGAATGGCCTGCTCGTCCCGGAGCTTACAGCCGAAGGCCTTTTCCAGGACAATGACCATGTCCACGGCATCCAGGCTGTCCAGCCCCAGGTCGTTGAACAGGTGCGAGTCGGGCTGCATGGTCTCCGCTTCCAGTTCGAATTCTTCGGCCAGGGCGGTGTTCACGGTATCAATAATGTGTTGCTGCATCTTGAGAAAATTTCCTTACGATCAATGAGGCGTTGACTCCGCCCAGGGCGAAGTTGTTTTTGACGGCGATATCCATAACGCGGGGTTCCGGAGCCTGGACATGGCGGACCATGGCGCATTCCGGGTCGGGCTGGTCCAGGTTCAAGGTCGGCAGGCACAGACCGTCCTGGAGCATGCGGACCACGGCGATCAGCTCCAGGGCTCCGCTGGCGGCCAGGGTGTGCCCCAGATGGCCCTTGAAGCCGCTGACGGGCACGGCGTCGCCGAAGAGCCGGGCAATGGCCAGGCATTCGGCGGGGTCGCCCAGTTCCGTGGCCGTGGCGTGGGCGTTGACGTAGTCGACTTGGCCGGGGTCCAGACCGGCGTCGGCCAGGGCCAGGCGCATGCACTGCTCGATCCGACCGGGGTCCGGGGTGGAGATGTTCGTGGTGTCGGAGTTGGAGGCGAACCCGATGATTTCGGCCAGGATCGGGGCGCCTCGATCCAGCGCGGAGTCCAGGGATTCCAGGACGAGAACCCCGCCGCCCTCGGAACAGACCGTGCCGTCCCGCCGGGCCTCAAACGGTCGGGGCGAGCTGCCCGGATCGGAATTGTACCCGGTGGAGGCCGCGTTGATAATATCGAAAATGGCCACGGTCAACGGATGCAGTTCCTCGGCTCCGCCGCAGAGCATGATCCGTTGTCGGCCCAGGGCGATGGCCTCGTATCCCAGGCCGATGGCCTGCGCTCCGGTGGCGCAGGCGGCGGAAGGGGCCATGACCCGGCCGCCGATGCCCAGGGCCTGGGCCACGTTGGCCGCGCAGGTGTGCCCCATGATTTTGAAGAACAGGGACGACTTGACCTGCTCAATGGAAAAATCCCGTAAATATTCCGCGAAAAAATCCTGCAAGGTCTGAGGGCTGCCCACGGTGGTTCCGATGATCACCCCGGTCTGCTCGGAGCGACGCAAGGCCTCGTCGATCCGGGCGGATTCCAGGGCCTCCATGGCGGCCAGCACGGCGAAGACGGACATCCGGGACATGGTGCGGCGGTGTTTTCGGGGAATCTCCTTGGCATCCAGGTCCGGAACGAGTCCGGCGATGTGACAACGCAAGCCCTTGATCGCCTTGAGTTCCGGATGCTCGGTCACCGCGCTTCGGCCTTGCGCCATGGCCGCGTACAACGTCTCCACGCCTACTCCGTAGGGTGAAACCGCTCCCAGCCCCGTGATCACCACTCGGCTCAGCGACACTGTTGGACCTCCTTGCGCAGCGTTTCCGGCCCCAGGATAAAACCGCTGGTCAGAAAGGCGGAAATTGTCGCGCCCAGAATTCCCGGGCCGGTCAGGGCTTGGCCGGTCAGGTACAGCCCCTTGATCTTGGTCAGGGGAGACGGAGAAATTTGGCCGTGGTGCTGTTTGATCCCATAGAGACTGCCCGAGGGGACATTGACCCAATCCCTGAAAGTCAGGGGGGTGGCGCAGTCCAGCATGGTCATGTCGCCGATTTCCGGGACCGCTCTGGAAGCATGGGCCTGGACCCGTTCCATCAGTTCCCGCTTCATTGCCCGGTAGGATTCCGGACGGTCCCGTGGACCGGAATGCAGCCAGGGCCGCATTTCCTCCATGGACGCCGGGCAGAGCAGGATCAAGCCTCTGGCCGGAGAACCGTTTTTCGTTCCAGCGGCGGCCAGAAAAAACGGACGCTCCTCGATGGGCCGCTCGGGGCGGCAATATCCATCCAGGTCCAGGTCCGGACAGAGAAACAGGTTTTTACGATCCAGTATCTTGGGGAACGCCTTCACCGCCGCGGAAAACATGAAGCCCGAGGTGGTTTCCTCGTAAGTCTGGAAGCGGCGTCTGGTGACGGGCCGAAAGGCAGCTTCGTCGACCATGGACAACAGGGTACAAGGGTGGATGCTGGATATGCAGGTCTCAGTCTGGATCATCTCTCCATCTTCCAGGACCACGCCGCGGCATTGACCGGAAGCAAACTCGATCCGTTCGACGCCGCGTCCGGTCAGCAGGACCACGTCCAGTTCTTCCAGGCGACGGGTCAAGGCCGCTGCCAGGCTTTTGCCGCCGCCCTTGATCCCATGCACGGACTGGTACATGGAGCCGCAGACCTGGGCGTGAAGGGCCATGGAGGCCTGGTCCGGCTCCACGCCATAAAGCAGAAAGTGCAGGGACAGCAGAGCCCGTAGCCGGGCGTCCCTGAACAGTTCGCTCAGACAGGTCGCGACGCTTTGCTCGTGCAGGGGGTTGAACGCACCGATGGCGTCAATGGGCAGGTCCAGATTCAGGTGCGGGGAGCGGCCGAATTCATCGGCTACGATCCGCAGGTAGGCGTCGATACCTTCTTTTTCCCGAGGAAAGTTTTCATGCAGTCGTTGACGGAGCTGATTATAGCCCTGAGGAAAAGCGAAAGATAAATCGTCACGGGGAAAGCGAGCAGCGTCGAAACAGTCGGCGTCGTAAGGAATCTTGGTCAGCCCGTTCTCGATTCCCAGGTACCTGAAGTAGACGTCCAACACCTCGCCTGGGCCATATGCGCCGGTGTAGTGAAACCCGGTGTCGAACTGAATGCCGCCGCGGCTGAACCCTCTCAGCAGCGGAGCAGGCTGGTCGGCCTTCTCCACCACGGCCACACGGAAGCCTTTTTGGCCTAGAATGACGGCGCAGACCAGCCCGGAAATGCCAGACCCGATAACGACGTGGTCGAACTTCATCCCGGAAAACCCAGGGCCAGACAGGCATTGGTCCCGCCGAAGCCGGCGGAGTTACAGAGGACGTTGCGCAGCCGGGCGGAGCGGGTTTCGGTGACGATGTCCAGCTTGGCCGATGCGGCGTCCGGGCGTTCGAAGTTGATGCTCGGGGCGATGAAACCTTCCCGGGCCATGAGTACGCAGTAGACCACCTGGGCCGCGCCGGACATCCAGAGTTCGTGGCCGGTCATGGATTTCAACGAGGATACGGGCGGGGTGGGTGTTCCGAAAAGCCGGGCGATGCTTTCGGCCTCCACGGAGTCACCCGCGGGCGTGGACGTGGCGTGGGCGCAGATATAGTCGATTTCCGGAGGGCTCCAACCGGCCTCGTCCAGGGCCATGCGCATGGCCCGTTCCAGGCCGTCGCCGCTGGGTACGGAGATATGCTCGCCGTCCGAAGAGAAGCCGTATCCGCGGACCAGGCCGAGCACCCGGGCGCCGCGTTCGCGGGCCAGATCCAGCCGTTCCAGCAGCAGGGTCGCCGCGCCGCCGCCGGGTACCAGCCCGTCCCGGTCCGCGTCAAAGGGGCGGCTGGCGGTCCGGGGCCGGTCCATGCGGGTGGAGAATGCTCCCAAACCGTCGAAGCTGCACACCGATTGCCAGTTGATTTCCTGGGCCCCGCCGCAGAGCACGCGATCCTGACGGCCCGAGGCGATCAGGTCCGCGGCCTGGCCCACGGCGTGCCCGCCGCTGGAGCAGGCCGAGCTGATGGTCCAGCAGGCACCCCGGGTGCCCAGCAGGGTGTTTAGGTTCATGGTGATGGTGGAGGTCATGGAGCGAAAGATATGCCCGCTGCCGATGGACCGCGTGTCCAGGCGTTGGCGGAGCATGTCCACTTGTTCCACGCCGGCCAGGCAACTGGAGTCGCATCCGAACACCAGTCCGGTGCGGTCGTTGCGCAGATCGTCCGGGTCCAGCCCGGCCATGGCCAGGGCTTCCATGGTCGCGGCATGGGCCTGGACCGCGAACTCGGGCATGGTCTTGCGCTGTTTGCGACTGAGGTGTCTGGCGGGGTCGAACCCCCGGATCAGGCCGGTCAAGGCGCTCCTGAACCCCAGCTCGATCCGTTCCTGGTCCACGCCGATTCCGGATCTGCCCTCGTACAGGGCCCGAACCACGGAGTCCGCGTCATTACCCAGGGAAGAGACGATCCCCACGCCGGTGATGGCTGCTTGATGCATGTTCTGGTTTAAATGGAAATTCAGGTTGAAAGCTGAAGGTTGAAGGCTGAACGGGAAGACATGTGTTGCCTCATGCCGCGACTTTCCAAACCTTCAACCTTGCCCTCTTCAGCCAAAAAAACATGGAACTTGGCTGAGTGACGCTTACATGTATATCCCGCCGTTGACCGCGATGGTCTGGCCGGTGATGTACGTGGCCTTGGCGGAACAGAGGAAAGAGACGACTTCGGCGACTTCCTCGGGCCGACCGACGCGGCCCAGGGGAATCTTCGGAAGGATGGCATCCCAGGGCAGATCCTTGGTCATGTCGGTCTGGATGAAGCCCGGGGCCACGGCATTGACCAGGATATTGCGTTTGCCCATTTCCTGAGCCAGGGCCTTGGTCGCGCCGATGAGTCCGGCCTTGGCCGCGGAATAGTTGACCTGCCCGGCCATCCCGGCCTGGCCGGACGTGGAGACGATGTTCACCACCCGGCCTTGACGCTTGCGCAGCATTTTGGCCAGGACCAGCTTGGTGACCAGAAAAAAACCGTCCAGGTGCACGTTCAGGACCCGCTTCCATTCCCTGTCGAAGTCCATGGTCAGCATCAGGGTGTCCGCGGCGAATCCGGCGTTGTTGATCACGGCAAAGGGCGTGGCCTTTTCCAGAAGCGGTTCCAGGGCGGCGGTCGTCGCTACCGGGTCGGCCACGTCGAAGGGTAGTAGCCGACAGTCCCGGCCCTGATCCGCCACCGCGGAGTGGACCATCTCGGCGCCTTGATGGTCTCCGCGGTAGTTCAGCCAGATGTCGAACCCGTCACGGGCCAGGACCAGGGCCGTCGCCGCGCCGATGCCCTTGCTCGCGCCGGTGATCAGGGCGATAGGCGGGGCGTGTGTTCCGATTTGGTTCATGTCTCTTTTTGGGTGTCGGCTGGAGCGGGGTTACCGAGCCGGGGCAATGAGCAGTTCCGGGGCGGGCTCTTCCTTTTGAGACGCCGACGGAGTGGATGCCGGCTGCGGAGCGACGGTCGGCTTTGGAGTCGGGGCCGCTTTGGCCGGGGCCGGTGCGGGTTGTTGTTGGACCGCGGGTTGAGCCGCGGGAAGGCTCGCCGGGAGGGATGGGGCCGGAAGAACGTGGGTCCCGGATCGGACTTTCCCGTTGGCGTCAAACTCCACCGACATGGTCATGAACCGGTTGCGCCAGTAAATCCAGGTATTGGCGTCCAGAGAGGGCGTCCGGTGTCTGGGAGGATAACCCAGGGCCGTGAGGACGCCTTCTTTGGTCATCCCTACGTACACATCCCCGGAGTCAATGCCCTTGCGGTCGACTCCGGAAAAATGGGCTAGGGAAACCGGGGAACTCGACGTGATCAGGTTGATAAAATCGGGTTCGCTCATCCCCATCCGTCCAGTATGAAATTCAAAAAACACCCTCTGGCCGGTGTCGGCCACCGTAAACCAGAAACCGTTGCGATAGCGTTGACGCGCACCGGGAAATTCCAGACGCGAACCCGCGGGGATGATTATATGGCCCGCGCCGGGATCGACGTGTCCCGCATAGCTGGCCTTGATGTCCCGGCGGCTTTCCTGAGCATGGATATTATACTTGGCGTAACGTATTTCCGGAGCTTGGGCGGCCGCGACCTGCCGCGTCGAACCGGTTGAGCGGCAAGAAGCCAGGAAAATCAAAGCGACGCACAGCAAAACCAACGTCATCAGCCAGCGGCCCTGGAGATTGAGGGAGAAGTGTTTGTCGATCACGTTGAAGATCCTCCTGTTGAGTTTGGTTAAGGAAGAAACGTCGTCCACGCGCCGGGTTTCAGGGATGTTTCGCTCACGGGCCGAGGAGACGTTTCCGAAATACATCACAATTTAGTCAGGTTGTTTCGATATGCTGGAGATGTTTTTTTAGTGCCACATCCCGGCGATGACCGTCAATCCATGAGCGTCATGTCGGAACGAGGTATGACTTGCCTACA contains:
- a CDS encoding radical SAM/SPASM domain-containing protein, which encodes MKNNLSCKFSPEDIEDAKQTGRLLSMELELSRACNLRCIYCYADSGTALDAELSLSEILDAVDQAVELGARRIIVLGGGEPLVYPDILAILRHIHRRGAAIDLFTNGTRITAELAKEFMALGVSPVIKMNSMREEVQDVLADKPGTFAKIRQGLHHLRDAGYPGPDLPLGVQTVICRQNLSELPDMWAWIRDQGMVPYFETITLQGRARQYPELLVAPEEIQALFQTLADLDKTRYDMEWDPRPPVAGLTCNRHFYTCTITVHGDVVPCPGVDIAVGNIRTAKLADILHQSPVIRDLRNIRETIKGACKTCEFHHSCYGCRGMAYQHTGDYLAADPLCWRNPERINS
- a CDS encoding beta-ketoacyl-[acyl-carrier-protein] synthase family protein → MSLSRVVITGLGAVSPYGVGVETLYAAMAQGRSAVTEHPELKAIKGLRCHIAGLVPDLDAKEIPRKHRRTMSRMSVFAVLAAMEALESARIDEALRRSEQTGVIIGTTVGSPQTLQDFFAEYLRDFSIEQVKSSLFFKIMGHTCAANVAQALGIGGRVMAPSAACATGAQAIGLGYEAIALGRQRIMLCGGAEELHPLTVAIFDIINAASTGYNSDPGSSPRPFEARRDGTVCSEGGGVLVLESLDSALDRGAPILAEIIGFASNSDTTNISTPDPGRIEQCMRLALADAGLDPGQVDYVNAHATATELGDPAECLAIARLFGDAVPVSGFKGHLGHTLAASGALELIAVVRMLQDGLCLPTLNLDQPDPECAMVRHVQAPEPRVMDIAVKNNFALGGVNASLIVRKFSQDAATHY
- the fabG gene encoding 3-oxoacyl-ACP reductase FabG; translation: MNQIGTHAPPIALITGASKGIGAATALVLARDGFDIWLNYRGDHQGAEMVHSAVADQGRDCRLLPFDVADPVATTAALEPLLEKATPFAVINNAGFAADTLMLTMDFDREWKRVLNVHLDGFFLVTKLVLAKMLRKRQGRVVNIVSTSGQAGMAGQVNYSAAKAGLIGATKALAQEMGKRNILVNAVAPGFIQTDMTKDLPWDAILPKIPLGRVGRPEEVAEVVSFLCSAKATYITGQTIAVNGGIYM
- a CDS encoding acyl carrier protein encodes the protein MQQHIIDTVNTALAEEFELEAETMQPDSHLFNDLGLDSLDAVDMVIVLEKAFGCKLRDEQAIREIRTLGDLYAFIEAKRKELG
- a CDS encoding beta-ketoacyl-[acyl-carrier-protein] synthase family protein, yielding MHQAAITGVGIVSSLGNDADSVVRALYEGRSGIGVDQERIELGFRSALTGLIRGFDPARHLSRKQRKTMPEFAVQAHAATMEALAMAGLDPDDLRNDRTGLVFGCDSSCLAGVEQVDMLRQRLDTRSIGSGHIFRSMTSTITMNLNTLLGTRGACWTISSACSSGGHAVGQAADLIASGRQDRVLCGGAQEINWQSVCSFDGLGAFSTRMDRPRTASRPFDADRDGLVPGGGAATLLLERLDLARERGARVLGLVRGYGFSSDGEHISVPSGDGLERAMRMALDEAGWSPPEIDYICAHATSTPAGDSVEAESIARLFGTPTPPVSSLKSMTGHELWMSGAAQVVYCVLMAREGFIAPSINFERPDAASAKLDIVTETRSARLRNVLCNSAGFGGTNACLALGFPG
- a CDS encoding AMP-binding enzyme; amino-acid sequence: MRRIALNSYDYFILVRAVAFARLKAVRNISDVFGDELLLTPESDFIRERLKATPDELGQVSEQVAGYFGLSAEKAAVLVELPSLGQWAGYLLEQIGPRPDRIAFSTSGSTGEPKTVVRDFFFLEQDAVHLADLFSGVNRFLALAPPHHIYGFIHAVLIPKLLNVPYEDWRFVNPSALINELRPGDAILGFPHVWRLCVETGELFPPGVLGVTSTGPCPPEIIRSLKSRGLESMLEIYGSSENGAIGYRTGLNAPLTLLPTWKRVGEDSLARELEQGGSSEPFTIQDRLDWVDHTHFFVKKRLDHAVQVAGINVYPSRVRDVLLAHEAVADCAVRLMRPEEGHRLKAFVVLQPDRKADPGIREALRAHLALHLSHLEQPASVIFGLELPKNELGKAADWTIPSGLDLSLEQAARR
- a CDS encoding phytoene desaturase family protein → MKFDHVVIGSGISGLVCAVILGQKGFRVAVVEKADQPAPLLRGFSRGGIQFDTGFHYTGAYGPGEVLDVYFRYLGIENGLTKIPYDADCFDAARFPRDDLSFAFPQGYNQLRQRLHENFPREKEGIDAYLRIVADEFGRSPHLNLDLPIDAIGAFNPLHEQSVATCLSELFRDARLRALLSLHFLLYGVEPDQASMALHAQVCGSMYQSVHGIKGGGKSLAAALTRRLEELDVVLLTGRGVERIEFASGQCRGVVLEDGEMIQTETCISSIHPCTLLSMVDEAAFRPVTRRRFQTYEETTSGFMFSAAVKAFPKILDRKNLFLCPDLDLDGYCRPERPIEERPFFLAAAGTKNGSPARGLILLCPASMEEMRPWLHSGPRDRPESYRAMKRELMERVQAHASRAVPEIGDMTMLDCATPLTFRDWVNVPSGSLYGIKQHHGQISPSPLTKIKGLYLTGQALTGPGILGATISAFLTSGFILGPETLRKEVQQCR
- a CDS encoding lysophospholipid acyltransferase family protein; this encodes MTEATASPGASRRSGLWALVMSAVVYPLLILQTLTFILLAPMVLPLASVLTGRPLGRIVRYFIWIYGKVWMILIAPFTRFEKIGLTQDRFPQPCIIVLNHLSFFDVFCMGALPHSNVGFTVRSWPFRMIWYAPFMRMAEYVDMETLGHDEALLRCRELLDSDTTLVFFPEGHRGRDGKLGRFYSGAFKLAVETNVPIVPLCISGTDRLLPPGTLLMAPTTIRLQALAAVDPSGFTGESAHVALRKAVKTAMAEALEKQK